Proteins encoded together in one Planctomyces sp. SH-PL14 window:
- a CDS encoding GMC family oxidoreductase, with protein MLDADKLLNDIGRSALRNLVASQKSRRDEPETISHLTETLQSLGATFRQIHEHPHELALQKLFLFEAFGRLKRVLASLDSVLDPNDIRVLNDRRQGVFFIPQAIDARTGKRVGTADFLNHVREEKPGNLTIQSGVYVSRVLLQEHQSGYRAIGVECIPGEQTFEGAHRGHRRDPTGPPFRILARREVILCAGALNTPALLLLSGIGPKWEIEQANSRPESASKIEPLVDLPGVGQNLHDRYEITVLYRMKEFISLLAHCACDPNGSLDADPEWQRWQRREGGPYASNGAVIGFSRRSRPDLLDPDLFVLGLPGRFVGYKVGYARDLLDGDGRACWSWVILKGHSRNRKGTVKLASRDPLAMPDICFHYFDPQDPGDQADLEDLQEGVRLVRELMSRAEVQGAEEDGALAGRDGADLAAAIRAEAWGHHACGTCQIGADDDADAVLSSDFRVRGTWNLRVVDASVFPNIPGFFLAMPVYMAAEKAADVIHAASTAPPAGPAPLPRSKT; from the coding sequence GTGCTCGATGCGGACAAGTTGCTGAACGACATCGGCCGCAGCGCGCTGCGAAACCTGGTGGCTTCGCAGAAGTCCCGCCGGGATGAACCGGAGACGATCAGCCACCTGACAGAAACGCTCCAGTCGCTGGGGGCAACGTTTCGGCAGATCCACGAGCATCCCCATGAGCTTGCATTGCAGAAGCTGTTTCTGTTCGAAGCCTTCGGACGGTTGAAGCGAGTCCTCGCATCACTCGACAGCGTGCTGGACCCTAACGACATCCGGGTGCTGAACGATCGCCGCCAAGGGGTCTTTTTCATTCCGCAAGCGATCGACGCTCGGACTGGAAAACGCGTGGGGACTGCGGACTTCCTGAACCATGTTCGCGAGGAGAAACCCGGAAACCTGACCATCCAGTCCGGGGTCTACGTGTCGCGCGTCCTCCTGCAGGAGCATCAGAGTGGATACCGGGCCATCGGGGTTGAGTGCATTCCTGGCGAGCAGACCTTTGAGGGGGCACACCGTGGCCATCGGCGGGATCCGACGGGACCGCCGTTTCGGATTCTGGCTCGTCGCGAGGTCATTCTGTGCGCGGGCGCATTGAACACGCCAGCGCTGCTGTTGCTATCGGGAATCGGACCAAAGTGGGAAATCGAGCAGGCGAATTCGCGGCCGGAAAGTGCTTCAAAGATCGAGCCGCTGGTGGATCTGCCGGGTGTCGGCCAGAACTTGCATGACCGGTATGAGATCACAGTCCTGTACAGGATGAAGGAGTTCATTTCACTCCTGGCACATTGCGCCTGCGATCCGAATGGCTCGCTGGACGCAGATCCCGAATGGCAGCGATGGCAGCGCAGAGAGGGAGGGCCTTACGCCAGCAACGGCGCCGTCATCGGGTTCAGTCGTCGATCGCGGCCGGATCTGCTCGATCCGGATTTGTTCGTCCTCGGTCTGCCGGGCCGATTCGTCGGCTACAAGGTCGGTTATGCGCGCGATCTGCTCGACGGTGACGGCCGAGCGTGTTGGAGCTGGGTGATCCTCAAAGGACATTCGCGAAACCGGAAGGGGACCGTGAAGCTGGCTTCCCGCGATCCGCTGGCGATGCCGGACATCTGTTTCCACTATTTCGACCCCCAGGATCCAGGCGATCAGGCCGATCTTGAGGACTTGCAGGAGGGGGTCCGCCTCGTTCGTGAACTGATGTCTCGGGCTGAGGTGCAAGGGGCAGAAGAAGACGGAGCGCTGGCCGGAAGGGACGGGGCGGACCTGGCCGCCGCGATCCGGGCGGAAGCTTGGGGCCATCACGCCTGCGGCACGTGCCAGATCGGAGCGGACGACGACGCGGACGCGGTCTTGTCATCGGATTTTCGCGTGCGGGGAACGTGGAATCTTCGCGTCGTGGATGCGTCCGTGTTTCCGAACATTCCGGGCTTCTTCCTGGCGATGCCTGTTTACATGGCGGCCGAGAAGGCCGCTGACGTGATTCACGCCGCGAGTACAGCGCCTCCGGCCGGTCCAGCCCCCCTCCCCCGCTCCAAGACCTGA
- a CDS encoding NADH:flavin oxidoreductase: MSSSALSLPHPVENDPIFQPLTFRSGLTVKNRLFRSNVSGRFDHYNGHGTDARINWETSFARGGVGGIISSFVPVHVRGRILPNYAMIDDDDKIMFWTRLAQDVHDAGRQAWPDDTGSQREPCQYLLQLSHSGRQQDQGGVENRYKRALSSTSRNDYFHGILCQAMTRREIREVVHQFAKGAARAKAAGIDGVELHAAHGYLFTQFLSSAINDRRDEYGGSLRNRARFMLEVIDAIQQEVNGKDGPETHPWFHVQLKINAVDFDNALYPWRNRGNTLEESLELCDLAVHDGIDALHISSGSIFPHPRSPAGDFPLSEAIDWYDGMLSSGVNARFNYFVFKAPIIGPLFRWWWNYRRGVPFEAIQLGINLELAAAVKEQTPADVKVIVTGGFQHAFVIREALRSGKIDAVSIARPLIANRDLPKLFRKGMDWEHASWIPDGQWPIRNRNPCTYCNRCLLNDLENPLGCYEQSRYPDYDAMIQEVMEVFTPDPKFWSVSPPGPTPIPPSTPPNVPPGPQ, encoded by the coding sequence ATGTCGAGCTCCGCTTTGTCGCTTCCGCATCCCGTGGAGAACGACCCGATTTTCCAGCCGCTCACATTCCGGTCGGGACTGACGGTCAAGAACCGTTTGTTCCGGTCGAACGTTTCGGGGCGGTTCGACCACTACAACGGGCACGGAACCGACGCGCGAATCAACTGGGAGACCAGCTTCGCCCGGGGTGGGGTCGGTGGGATCATTTCGTCGTTTGTGCCGGTCCACGTCCGCGGCCGGATCCTTCCCAACTACGCGATGATCGACGACGACGACAAGATCATGTTCTGGACACGCCTGGCGCAGGACGTTCACGACGCGGGACGCCAAGCCTGGCCGGATGACACTGGATCGCAGAGGGAACCGTGTCAATATCTGCTCCAGCTGAGCCATTCCGGACGACAGCAGGACCAGGGTGGGGTCGAGAACCGATACAAGCGGGCCCTCAGTTCCACCAGCCGGAACGACTATTTTCACGGGATCCTTTGCCAGGCGATGACCCGCCGCGAGATCCGGGAGGTGGTCCATCAGTTCGCCAAGGGGGCGGCGCGGGCGAAGGCGGCCGGGATCGACGGCGTCGAGTTGCATGCGGCCCACGGATATCTCTTCACGCAATTCCTCAGCTCGGCCATCAACGATCGGAGAGACGAGTACGGTGGGTCGCTGAGGAACAGGGCGAGGTTCATGCTGGAGGTTATTGACGCCATCCAGCAGGAGGTCAATGGAAAAGACGGCCCGGAGACGCATCCGTGGTTCCATGTGCAGTTGAAGATCAACGCGGTGGACTTCGACAACGCGCTTTATCCGTGGCGGAACCGCGGAAACACGTTGGAGGAATCGCTAGAGCTGTGCGACCTGGCCGTTCACGACGGAATCGACGCTCTGCACATCTCCAGTGGAAGCATCTTTCCTCACCCGCGGAGCCCGGCGGGAGATTTCCCCTTGTCGGAGGCGATCGACTGGTACGACGGCATGCTTTCCAGCGGCGTCAACGCCCGATTCAACTACTTCGTCTTCAAGGCGCCCATCATCGGGCCGCTCTTCCGGTGGTGGTGGAACTATCGCCGCGGCGTTCCTTTCGAGGCGATTCAGCTCGGCATCAACCTGGAGCTCGCCGCTGCTGTCAAAGAGCAGACCCCGGCCGACGTGAAGGTCATCGTAACCGGCGGGTTCCAGCACGCGTTCGTTATCCGGGAAGCGCTGCGGTCCGGCAAGATCGACGCCGTCTCGATCGCCCGACCCCTGATCGCCAATCGCGACCTTCCCAAGCTGTTTCGCAAGGGGATGGACTGGGAGCATGCCTCGTGGATTCCAGACGGACAGTGGCCGATCCGAAATCGGAACCCCTGCACATACTGCAACAGGTGCCTGCTCAACGACCTCGAGAATCCGCTGGGCTGCTACGAACAGAGTCGCTATCCGGACTATGACGCCATGATCCAAGAGGTCATGGAGGTGTTCACGCCCGATCCGAAATTCTGGAGCGTTTCCCCGCCCGGTCCGACACCCATTCCGCCTTCGACTCCGCCAAACGTTCCGCCCGGCCCCCAATAG
- a CDS encoding c-type cytochrome translates to MFPEYLPDGGLQFRSAPDRRFAWRDGYASFGFLMEPVSDLNAPPLPIGFSQRRVLVDRVGLNCALCHTSTVRIVKGMNIPEVYPQHKPQVIERRSMEPHGVPTESLLIYGMPANTVDLEAYFTFLFRCAEDSRFTTEGIMQAVRRSAEEEGNPLAKTDDLILTRAVPLLKETLRLRRHQLNYLSLLPHSPGEPVSLRFGPGRVDTFNPYKSIQFGFPYDGTYGIADYPSIWNQRPREGMQLHWDGNNRSVFERNISASLGAGATPVSLDFDRILRVAAWIGAPPMVPSSEEPESLIDRSRPYPAAGQMPIPNYPFAIDRTLAARGAGLYAKRCATCHDWDGSQIGTVEPIASIGTDSARLDSYTEALQSNQNLLGADHWWRFKNFRKTNGYANGPLDGIWARAPYLHNGSVPTLLDLFRKPCNEDDLHELGLNSETDLVALATSPSRVSKLIQNARDQGLRPPLFFRGDDEYDPVNGGFRCDRPYSVDGRKLYLFSTIEIRSDGVRTLLGNGHQGHYGERFGTELNEGERQAVVEYQKTFGQPSP, encoded by the coding sequence GTGTTTCCGGAATACCTCCCGGACGGAGGACTCCAGTTCCGCTCGGCTCCCGATCGACGGTTCGCCTGGCGCGACGGGTACGCATCGTTCGGTTTCCTGATGGAGCCGGTCTCCGACCTGAACGCCCCTCCGCTCCCGATCGGCTTCTCGCAGAGGCGTGTGCTCGTTGATCGGGTGGGCTTGAATTGCGCCCTGTGCCATACCAGCACGGTCCGCATCGTCAAGGGGATGAACATCCCCGAGGTCTATCCGCAACATAAGCCCCAGGTCATCGAGCGCCGCAGCATGGAGCCGCACGGCGTGCCCACCGAGAGCCTGCTGATCTATGGCATGCCGGCCAACACGGTGGACCTGGAAGCTTACTTTACCTTCCTCTTCCGGTGCGCCGAGGACTCCCGGTTCACGACAGAAGGGATCATGCAGGCCGTGCGCCGGAGTGCCGAGGAAGAAGGGAATCCCTTGGCGAAGACCGACGACCTGATCCTCACTAGGGCCGTGCCGCTGCTCAAGGAAACCCTCAGGCTACGCCGCCATCAGTTGAACTATCTCTCGTTGCTGCCGCATTCGCCGGGGGAGCCGGTGTCTCTTCGATTTGGCCCGGGACGGGTGGACACATTCAATCCTTACAAGTCCATTCAGTTCGGGTTCCCTTACGACGGGACTTACGGCATTGCTGATTACCCCTCGATCTGGAACCAGCGGCCGCGGGAAGGCATGCAGTTGCATTGGGACGGGAACAACCGCTCCGTCTTCGAGAGAAATATCAGCGCGTCGCTGGGGGCAGGCGCAACCCCTGTGTCGCTCGACTTCGACCGGATCCTCCGCGTCGCGGCCTGGATCGGTGCGCCTCCCATGGTGCCGTCGTCGGAGGAACCTGAATCGTTGATCGATCGCAGCCGGCCATATCCTGCGGCGGGCCAGATGCCGATCCCCAATTATCCGTTCGCCATCGACCGGACGCTGGCCGCGCGGGGGGCGGGCCTTTATGCGAAGCGCTGTGCCACGTGCCATGACTGGGACGGATCGCAAATTGGAACGGTCGAACCCATCGCCAGCATCGGGACCGATTCCGCGCGGCTCGACTCATACACCGAGGCCCTGCAGTCCAATCAGAACCTGCTCGGAGCCGATCACTGGTGGCGGTTCAAGAATTTCCGCAAGACCAACGGATACGCCAACGGCCCTCTGGACGGAATCTGGGCCCGCGCGCCCTATCTCCATAACGGCTCGGTTCCGACGCTGCTCGATCTATTCCGCAAGCCTTGCAATGAGGATGACCTCCACGAGCTGGGCCTCAATTCCGAGACCGACCTGGTCGCGCTCGCGACGAGTCCCTCGCGTGTGTCGAAATTGATTCAGAACGCCCGTGACCAGGGACTTCGTCCTCCGCTCTTCTTTCGCGGCGATGATGAGTATGACCCGGTGAACGGGGGATTCCGTTGCGACCGGCCCTACTCGGTCGACGGCCGGAAGCTGTACCTGTTCAGCACCATCGAGATTCGATCCGATGGCGTCCGCACGCTCTTGGGCAACGGGCACCAAGGACACTACGGCGAGCGGTTTGGGACCGAGCTGAACGAAGGCGAGCGGCAGGCCGTCGTCGAATACCAGAAAACGTTCGGGCAGCCTTCCCCCTGA